In Haliscomenobacter hydrossis DSM 1100, the DNA window CTTCTTCTTTTAATTTCTTAAAAACACTGCGAATTTGAGAGGGCAACAGGCTTACCCGGTGTCCAAGCCACGATTCCAGGGTAACGGCCAATACGACGTAACCTTCCGTAACACCAGGCAATGGAACCACAATACACATGAAAAAAGGCAAGAATTTGGGTAAATCTTTGAGTTGATCCCGAGCTTGTTTCAATTCTTCGGGGGTAGGTCCTTGTTTGGAACTGGATTTAATAATTTTTCCTCGACCTTGACGTACGAAGGTTTTCACCATTTGTCGGGTTTCAATTCCTTCCATCCAAAAAGCCCAGAGCATCATCTTGGGAAAACGGGCAATTTTGTGTAATCTCATAGGAAATAAAGGTTGAGGTATTTGGGAGCGTAACACAAAATTAAGCTAAAATGGTTCCTGAAGCAACAAAATAATTAAATTCAGGAGTAGTATAGCCGAATCGAAAGGTGCCATCGACTATACTACTCCCGAAATCGACGTACGGGCGACCCTATGTGGTCGCCCCCAGGCGATCTCCGACATTACAGACTACACAGGGTCGCGCCCTACTTATTTTCTTTGTCCTTTTTATTCATTTCGATGATCTTATCCATGACATCCTCCAGTTGATCGGCGGGAACCTGTTTGGAAATGATCTCTTTTTTGTTGTCGAGGATGTACATCTGTGGCGTGGTCTCCACATTGTACAAGACATAATACCTTCCCGTAGGATCGAAGGCATTGTACCAGTCGGTGAGACCATTCTCCTGAATGTACTTGAGACATTCGGGCTGGTCGGTGGCTGGTTTTACACAAATGGCTACGAGTGTAATCCCCTTGTCTTTGAATTTTTCAAAGAACTTTTTCATGGCTGGCATGGATTCTTTACAATGGCCACAGTCGTAGCGCCAGAAGTACAGCAGGGTGTATTCCGATTTTAATTGACTCAGCATGGTTTTGCTGCCATTGCGTTCCAGCGTGATGTCAGGAGCGGTTTTGCCGATGAGCAGCGGTTTTAACTTTTTGGCATTCTCTACGATCTTTTTTACCTGATCTTGATTGGCCCAATTGGCTTGACCCGTTGCGTAGTACTTTTCGGCCATGTGCACATACACAGCATCCATCCCGACGAATTTAGAGGCTGCATAACTATTCAGGAAGTGGATCAGGTAAAATTTGAAGGATTCTTCCGCTGGGCGCAAACGTGCCAAAACCGTATCAATGGCAATGGCAATGGAATCCGGATGCTGAACACTCAGTTTGTTTACAAAGTAATCGAGGCGTTGAAACAAAAAGGGAGTGCGCAGCAGGCGGTTGTCGCCCAGGTTCAGGTTGTCAAAAAAATGCTTGCGCGTCCAGAGCCAAAGTTGGCGGTTTTTTTCTTCCTCGGGTAAATTATCGAAGTTTTTAGGTGTTTCCAGGTTCATATTTGCCTTGATGATGGCTGCGGCAAATGAACTGGCATTTTTCTTTACATATTCCTTTTGGTATTGCTCAACGCCTTCATTGAGTTTGTCCATTTTTTTCTGGGCAAGGTCTTTGGCTGCTACATCATCCTT includes these proteins:
- a CDS encoding TlpA family protein disulfide reductase, coding for MKQYLLSLCMLLTLSGIAQTTKSAYQIRVKIDGFTEKQLYLGYYMGDKQYVMDTALVDAKGEFVFSGPEALKAGMYIVVLPPNNDFFQILVTDKEQAFFVRTTKDKPGENTKFEGTSENTLFYNYVNYLNAKRPEAEALGKELEAAKDDVAAKDLAQKKMDKLNEGVEQYQKEYVKKNASSFAAAIIKANMNLETPKNFDNLPEEEKNRQLWLWTRKHFFDNLNLGDNRLLRTPFLFQRLDYFVNKLSVQHPDSIAIAIDTVLARLRPAEESFKFYLIHFLNSYAASKFVGMDAVYVHMAEKYYATGQANWANQDQVKKIVENAKKLKPLLIGKTAPDITLERNGSKTMLSQLKSEYTLLYFWRYDCGHCKESMPAMKKFFEKFKDKGITLVAICVKPATDQPECLKYIQENGLTDWYNAFDPTGRYYVLYNVETTPQMYILDNKKEIISKQVPADQLEDVMDKIIEMNKKDKENK